One genomic region from Dermacentor variabilis isolate Ectoservices chromosome 6, ASM5094787v1, whole genome shotgun sequence encodes:
- the Nf-YB gene encoding nuclear factor Y-box B, translated as MENGDNDGGNITDSFLSASGQYIVHAEGSLSGTEGEDGLGIAGDGSDQGDSQKDTEPLREQDRFLPIANVARIMKNAIPKSGKIAKDAKECVQECVSEFVSFITSEASDRCHQEKRKTINGEDILFAMSTLGFDNYIEPLKLYLQKYREVAMKGEKNLGTASASETSLEELADDTFPNILAQEPATQQNVIFTTFPNQDLTF; from the exons ATGGAAAACGGCGATAACGATGGTGGCAACATTACCGACTCATTCCTCTCAGCGAGTGGCCAATACATAGTGCATGCAGAAG GCTCTCTGTCTGGCACGGAGGGTGAGGACGGTCTTGGAATTGCTGGTGATGGCTCTGACCAAGGTGACAGTCAGAAAGATACTGAACCCTTACGGGAACAG GATCGCTTTCTCCCTATTGCTAACGTTGCTCGAATAATGAAGAATGCCATTCCTAAAAGCGGAAAG ATTGCCAAAGATGCGAAGGAGTGCGTACAAGAATGTGTGTCCGAGTTTGTCAGTTTCATCACCAGCGA AGCCAGTGACCGTTGCCACCAAGAGAAGAGGAAAACCATAAACGGAGAAGATATCCTCTTCGCCATGTCAACCCTGGGATTTGACAACTACATAGAACCACTGAAACTCTACCTGCAAAAATATCGCGAGGTG GCCATGAAAGGGGAGAAGAACCTTGGAACTGCGTCTGCATCTGAAACCTCGCTTGAAGAACTTGCAGACGACACATTCC CTAACATCCTTGCCCAGGAGCCAGCAACACAACAGAACGTAATTTTCACAACTTTTCCCAACCAG GACCTTACATTCTGA
- the Sec61alpha gene encoding SEC61 translocon subunit alpha produces the protein MGIKFLEVIKPFCGILPEVAKPERKIQFREKVLWTAITLFIFLVCCQIPLFGIMSSDSADPFYWMRVILASNRGTLMELGISPIVTSGLIMQLLAGAKIIEVGDTPKDRALFNGAQKLFGMVITIGQAIVYVMTGMYGDPADIGAGVCFLIIIQLFVAGLIVLLLDELLQKGYGLGSGISLFIATNICETIVWKAFSPATVNTGRGTEFEGAIIALFHLLATRSDKVRALREAFYRANLPNLMNLLATVLVFAIVIYFQGFRVDLPIKSARYRGQYSSYPIKLFYTSNIPIILQSALVSNLYVISQMLAVKFSGNVFVNLLGVWADVGGAGPARAYPIGGLCYYLSPPENLAHILEDPVHAVLYIVFMLGSCAFFSKTWIEVSGSSAKDVAKQLKEQQMVMRGHREKSMIHELNRYIPTAAAFGGLCIGALSVLADFLGAIGSGTGILLAVTIIYQYFEIFIKEQGDMGGMSTLLF, from the exons ATGGGAA TAAAGTTTTTGGAAGTTATAAAGCCCTTTTGTGGTATTCTACCTGAAGTTGCAAAGCCAGAACGAAAG ATTCAGTTCAGAGAAAAGGTGCTATGGACAGCGATAACACTTTTCATCTTCCTCGTTTGTTGCCAG atTCCACTTTTTGGGATCATGTCTTCAGATTCCGCAGACCCTTTCTACTGGATGCGAGTCATTCTCGCTTCAAACCGAGGCACCCTAATGGAGCTGGGTATCTCGCCTATTGTCACATCAGGTCTCATCATGCAGCTGCTAGCTGGAGCAAAGATCATTGAGGTTGGCGACACACCGAAGGACAGGGCACTCTTCAACGGCGCGCAGAAAT TGTTTGGTATGGTGATCACGATTGGCCAGGCGATCGTGTACGTCATGACAGGCATGTACGGGGACCCAGCCGACATTGGTGCTGGTGTCTGCTTCCTCATCATCATCCAATTGTTTGTGGCGGGTCTCATCGTGCTTTTGTTGGATGAACTGCTACAGAAGGGCTATGGATTGGGCTCCGGTATCTCTCTCTTCATTGCCACTAACATCTGTGAGACCATCGTCTGGAAGGCCTTCAGTCCAGCCACAGTCAACACTGGCCGAG GCACTGAATTCGAGGGTGCCATCATTGCGCTCTTCCACCTTCTGGCCACACGGTCGGACAAGGTGCGTGCCCTGCGAGAGGCCTTCTACCGTGCCAACCTGCCCAACCTCATGAACCTGCTGGCCACAGTCCTCGTCTTTGCCATAGTTATATACTTCCAG GGCTTCCGTGTGGATCTTCCCATCAAGTCTGCCCGCTACCGTGGGCAGTACAGCTCCTACCCCATCAAGCTCTTCTACACGTCCAACATCCCCATCATTTTGCAGTCTGCGCTCGTCTCCAACCTTTACGTCATCTCTCAG ATGCTTGCCGTCAAGTTCAGCGGAAATGTATTCGTCAACCTTCTGGGAGTCTGGGCG GATGTTGGTGGCGCGGGTCCTGCCAGGGCGTACCCCATCGGAGGCCTCTGTTACTACCTCTCGCCACCCGAGAACTTGGCTCACATTTTGGAAGATCCCGTCCATGCGGTGCTGTACATTGTTTTCATGCTGGGCTCCTGCGCCTTCTTCTCCAAGACGTGGATAGAGGTGTCGGGCTCTAGTGCCAAGGAT GTTGCCAAGCAACTAAAGGAACAACAAATGGTAATGCGCGGTCACAGAGAAAAGTCCATGATCCACGAACTGAACAGGTACATCCCCACGGCAGCTGCCTTTGGAGGCTTGTGCATCGGAGCCTTATCGGTGCTTGCCGACTTCCTGG GTGCCATTGGCAGTGGCACGGGTATCCTTCTTGCCGTCACAATCATCTACCAGTACTTCGAAATCTTCATCAAGGAACAGGGTGACATGGGCGGCATGAGCACACTGCTTTTCTAG